GTAGCCGTCGGGCAGGGTGTTTGGTTCATGGCTCATCGCTCAACCTCTCTACCAGATGCGCAATCTGGCTTTGCAGTAGCGGCACCTCCTGCGTGGCTGTGACCCAGACGATGCGCCAATCAACGGCGAAGTACTCATGCACTGCGATGTTGCGGAAAGCCACGATGTCTGGCCACGGGATTTCGGGGTGTCTCTCGGTGAACGCCCTGGGTAAGCGCGCGGCCGCTTCACCGATGACGATGAGTTTCTGCAACACAGCGCTTTGCCGTAGTTCGTCCTGCATAAACTGCGCTTCGCTTACGCCGTGCAAGAAGCGAGCAATGGCATCAGCGGCCTCGAGGATATCGTTCAGGTACAGGCGCTCAGGCCGCATAGATCACCTTCTCTTCCTTCAGCACGGCTTCCCGAATCGCGGGTTTGAGGCCGCTGCGCGGCACGAGGTCCACCGCTCGCCCCAAGAGGGCAGAGAGTTCGCGTGCCATCCGGGCAAGCGTCAGGAACCCCACGGTGACATCAGGCTCGAACTCCACCAAGACGTCTACGTCGCTCTGCAGATTGAAATCCTCCCGAAGCACGGAGCCGAACAGGGAGAGTTGCCGCACCCGATAGCGGCGGCAAAAGTCTTTCAATTCTGCCTCCGGGAGAGCAATGGCAGGCTTCATTCTGCCTCCTCCGTCTTAAGCCCGAGTTGAAATAACACTTCCCGTAACGCGCGTTCAGCTTCGGCGCGTTCTTCTTCCGCTTCCTCCAGTCGCACGAGTGCTTCCTCCAACGGCAGCACTTCTTCGCTGCCGTTGATGCTCACATAGCGGCTGGGCGAGAGGTTGTAGTCATTGCGCGCCGCCTCCTCGCGGGTGATGATGGCGTGTAGGGGCGAATTGCGATTCGCCCCCGCGGGATCGCCCCACGCATGGTAGATGCTGGCAATGGTCTCGATGTGCTCATCCGTCAGGTAGTTCTTGGGTCTACCCTTGGCGAAGAGCTGGCTGGCGTTGATGAGCAAGATTTGGCCTGGGTGGCGCTTGCGGCGGTTGACGACGATGATCACGCCCGGCGCGGTAGTGTTGTAGAAGAGGTTCTCCGGGAGCAAGATGACCGCCTCGATGAGATCGGCTTCCACGAACGCTTTACGGATGTCGCGCTCGCGGTTGGAGCCCTGGTTGCCGCTGCCGCGCGAAACGGCACCCGTGTCGAGCACAACCGCCATGCGCCCGCGCTCATTGAGCGAGGCAAGCATGTGCTGCAACCAGCCCCAATCGGCAGACGAGCTGGGTGGGGCGCCGTAGCGGAAGCGCTCGTAGGGGTCGTTTTCGTAGAGCTCCTGCGGGAACTTCTGGTTCCACATCGGATTCGCCACCACCAGGTCGAAGGTTTGCAGGGCCCCGGCGCGGTCCTTGAAAGCGGGCTGGCGCATGGTGTCGCCGATGCGGATGTCCGCCTCAATGTCGTGGATGACGGCGTTCATGCGCGCCATGGCGAAGGTGGCCGGGTTGATCTCCTGCCCAAAGACGCGCAACGGGGCAACCGCAGTCGGCAGCTTCAGCCGACCGTTTTCCTGTTTCCCGTATCGCTCAAGGAGACGCAGATGGCACTTGATGAGCAAGCCACCTGACCCGCAAGCAGGGTCGTAAACCGTCATGCCGGGCTCTGGCTCCAATAGCCTCGCCATCAGCACGCCAACCTCGCGCGGGGTGTAGAACTCACCAGCGGATTGCCCCTGACCCTCGGCGAATTTGCGCAGCAGGTACTCGTAGGCACGGCCAAGCACGTCGGGTTCCACGTCCTTCAGTCCTAAGCGATGCCGCGAGAGCACCTGGATCAGCGCGGCGAGGTGTTCATCCGAAAAAATGCACTGACCAGCCGCGGTGGCGTTGAAATCCACCTGTCAATCACGCCGGCAAGCCGCGGATTTTCGCGTGCGACCGAGCGCACGACCTCGGTCAGGTATTGACCAAGGCCTGTGGTCTGACGGCGAATCGCATCCCAGCGGGCGTTTTGCGGAACGTAGAACCGCACCAACTGCACCTGGCCACGTGCCCGCTCTTGGTCCAGCAGCGAGCGCACGGTCTTCTCGTTGCCGAATTGCGCTGAAAGGCGGGCGATTTCGTCGTCGAATACGTCCGAGAGGCGCTTAAGGAAGATCAGCGGCAGGATGTAGTCCTTGAACTTGGGCGCATCCACCGGCCCGCGAATGGCGCAGGCTGCATTTCAAAGCCAGGATTCAAGAGTCGCGAGATCCATCATCCCAGTCCTGCTCCCTTCGTCGTGAGTGTGATTCGCCACCGCATCCTTCGTCAATCCCGCCGCCTCGGCGCTTCGATGTGCGAGGCCGTTGGGGACCGTGCCCGGCCGCCGACCGCTTGGCGGGCTCCAAACGGGGAACCGACCACGTTGCGGAGTGCGCCCAACTGTCAAAATCGCAGCGAAACCAAACACGACCTCTCCCCCGGGTGGGCGACCAGCGCCGACCTCTGCCACTGGCACGCGCGGTTTTCTCCGCACCTGAGGCCTGGCACGGAAGACGCATTCCGGCTTCGTCGGAGCGTTGCCGCCGAACGAGCGGAGGAAGGCGTCGCGGAAAAACGGGCTCAGCCGGCCGCCCCCTCTCCGCGGCATGCCATCCCCCCCTCGGGGCATGGTCCGCAGTCCGGCGGCCAGGTCGGACTCCGCCTCGTCCGCAAGCGAGCAACGTCAGGCCGGTTCGAAGGCGACGATCTCGTGAATGTCCACGCGGGGCACCACCACCTCCCACGCACCCCGCTCGCGCCGCGCCTCGAGCGGCCGGTCCGCCACCACCAAGTGCGCCCTCACGCGCTCCAACGGCAGCGCGACCCGCACGCGCACATCTCGCAGCGGTGACGGCGAATCGTGAAACTCAGGATGTGGCGGCGCCTTGCGGTCGGGCGACCAGTTGACGATGTGGACCATCCATCGCTCATCTCGGCCGTCGGCTGGGGCCTGACGGGTGACGGTGAACTCCGTGGCCAGTGGCGCATCGGTTTGGAGCAGTCGCTCCGGCCGAACCCGGCCCAGTACGTGCTCGAACAGTGCGCGGTAAATCCAGTAGCCGGTCCGATAGTAGGCGGCGCCGATGGGGAAGCCGATCAGCCCCACCCGCCCGGACACCGCCGCAACGCTGAACTCGGTGACGCGCTCGAACGGCGTCTGGCGATGGCTCGTGTACTTCGCCGCGCTGCGCTGAAACAGCGGCACCCCGAGATCCGCCAGCGACTCGGCCGGTGCCTCGACCCGCCACCGTCCCGCACCCTCGTACAGCGCGTACTCATAGACGGGCAGATCGCCCGCGAACGCCACGCGCGGCACCATGTAGGACGGTTTGAACTCGCTGGCACCCTCGAATCGCAGCCCCAGCGGAGCCAGCCAAGACTCCTGGCCGCCGGCCAGAACGCCCGCCTCGCCACACACCACCAGCGCACCTCCCCCCTCGACGTAGCGGCGCAGCCGCTCCACCAGCGCGGCGTCGGGCCGGAACGCATCGGGCAGCACCACCAGACCATATCGCTCCCATTCCTGCACCGGCTCGACCACATCGAACTGGCGCCTCGATTCCAACAGCAGCTTGGTGACGCCATAGAGGTAGTCGTCCCGCAGGCGATCGAAGGGAATCGCCGGGATCATCATCGCCGCCTCGGTCACCGGCGCCGCCCCCTCCAGCCATGGCTCCAACTTGCGGATGCGGCCGAACGAACGCCCGATCACATGGTAGACGGCCGGGTCCAACCGGCCGTTCGGCGACATCTGGTCGCCCACGTCGCAGCGCGCCGCGTTCGCAACGATCGAGGCCAGCTCCACGTCCAGCTGCGGCACCGTCTTCAGCCCGCCGAAGTCCGCCCAGCTAGTGACGAACCGGCCCGTCATGCCGTACACCGGCACGCCGAAGTTGCGCTGGTAGCGAATCTGCATCGGCGCATAGAAATAGCCCCACCCCCCCGTCGGCAGCGCCTCGATGTCAATGTTGTCCAGCAGCTCCGCCCGTGCCGCGACGCACGCCAAACCAATGTCGTTGAAGTCCACCTGGCAACCCGGGCGGATCGAGCGCACGAGGTCGCGGGCGTGCCGATGCCAGTCGAGGAACAGTCGATGTTTGTGCTCGCGCTGGGCGACCGCGTTGTTCGGATCCCCTCCCCCCTCACGGATCTGCCGCTGGCACTCCGCGCAGAAGCACTCCGGCGCAATCGGCGCGGCCACGTCGAACCACACGCCGTCGAGCTCGTAGCGCCCGACAAACTCGCGAATGTGGCGGTCCATCCACTCCCGAAACTCCGCGTTCGCGAAGCACAGCGCCGTCCAGCCGGGCGTTTCGCCGCGCTTGGGCATGTAGTCCGTGCCGTCCCGCTTGATCATCCGCCAGGCGGGCCGCGTTTTCGCCAGGTGATGATCCCATCCGGTGCAGTAGTACGCGTACACCGCAATGCCGCGTTTCCGACAGGCGCGCACCTGCGCGCCGAGCAGGTCAAACTTCAAACCCGGATGCACGGGTCCGGTCTCGCTCGGCCAGTAGCAGTAGCCGTGCATGTCCTTCGCGAACACCACGATGGAGTCCACGTTCGCCGCGACGAGCTGCTCGCCCCACGCGTCCTCGTCGAAGTCCGCGCCGATCCGCGGCACGTGTTCGGAGTTGTGAAAATCGAGGTGAATCTTCCTCCACGGGCGGCGCGGCATCGTGTGGAACCGGCCGTCATGCCACAATCGCAACCCAGACGGTCCCGACGCCACCGAGGACACTGCGGATGTCTGCGCACCGCCGGTACGGACGCGGGCCAGCACCGCCAGCATCCCCGCCGAGCGCAGCCAATCACGACGGTTGAGCCGCATGGTCATCGCGTGGGTTCCTCCTGTTTGTTCGGGTTCCCAGCTGGATCGCGAGCGCCGGCCATCGCGCCCCGCGGCGACACCTTGCACGCTCGTGACCCGTACGTGTGCGACGGGCAACCGCCGACGCTCCACCGCGGTGCTCGGCCGGTTTCAGCGCCGCAGATCATGTCGAACTCCCAGCGCGCGCAGAGTCAGCAGGAGATCCACCGCGTATTCGAGCTGCCTATCGCCCGCCACGCGTCGCCGCAGTTTTATGTCCTCCTCCTCCTCTGATGACGAACGCCGGCGTGGGTTCAAATTCGCCGATGGCAGGACCGGCGTCGCGCCGGCTCTGACCGCGGCGCCCACCTCGATGTCGGGCTTCAACGGCGCGTCAACCTCCACGCCGTCCAACCGCAACCGCCGAACAGGCAGCCAGACGAAGAAATCGCGGGCGAGCGGCACCAGATCGTACCGGCAGAGCGAGCCGGCGGTCGGCGCACCGATCCGGATCACCGGCGCCCCCCCATCCGCCAGCGCCGCCGCAAGCGCCTCGGCGGCGTCGCGCGTGTCGGGGCCAACCAGCAGCGCCAGCGGCACCGGGTGCGAAACCGGAGATTCCGCAGAGCCGACCACCGTGCACGCGCCGGTGGGCCATTGCGCCTCCAGCCGGAAAAGCTGCGGGCGTCCGGGCCGCGCCGCCGCCGCGATGCGCGCCGCCTCCGAGAGGTCAAACCCGCCAGCGCGCCGTAGATCGAGCACCACGCCGGGTGCTCCGGCCGTGGACGCTAGGTTCCATGCTCCCAGCACCCGCGCCGCAACGCCCTCGCGAAGCTCCCCAACCTGCACCAGGCCCACTCCGCGCGGCAGCAGCTCCACTCTGACCGCCTCCGGCGCAACCCAGCCCGGTTTCACCGCGAACGTCATCGGCTCCCGCTGCGGCGGTCGCATCACCACCACCTCGATCCCGCCGGTCGCTCGCGCAATCCACCCCGCCCATTCCGCCGCTGCCACGCCCGTCACAAAACGACCGGCCACACGGTCCAGCACATCGCCCGGTCGCAGACGACCGTCCGCCGGCCCTCCCGGCACCACCGCGACGACCACATGCTGGCCGTTCGATACCTCCGTCCGGATGCCAAGCCCCCATTCGTGGCCGCGCCGCTTCAGCAGAAATGACTCGCGTTCCGCTTCCCGCACCACCTCGGCAGCGGGATCCACCGCACGCGCCGCCTCGCGCAGCGCCCGTTCGAGCACCGCATTGCTCTCCGCCACCCGGCCGATCGCCGCCGCCACCTGCAGCAGGCGGTCCAACGGGTGCGGCAGCGTCTCTGCGCACTCGGGGGGGAGCGACGGCGGCAAGGCGGACTCCGCGTGCGCCCCGGCGCCGAGCAACGCGGCCGCGCACACACCGGACCACCATGGCCAGCGCCTTCGTCTCATCGTGCGGGATCCCCGGCGCACCACATTCACCGGTTCAGAACCTCGCTGCGGAGCGCCGGAACACTAGCCGGAAACACGGGTCGGCTCAACTCCCCACCCCGGTGGAGCTTGTCGACGAAGGGAAGTGGCGCGATAGTGCCCAGAGAACACGGAGGTGTGTGATGAACCTGTGGACGCGCCGCGAGATTTTGGCAGCGGCCGCGACGGGGTTCGCGCTCGCACGGCAGCTGATCGCCGCTCAAACCGGCGGCACCGGCGGTGTGCCCCGACGCAAGTTCGGCCGCCACAACGAAACGATCCCCATCCTCGCGCTCGGCGGCTGGGACATCGGCCGCGCCGACGACGCCACCGCGATCGCCATCATGCATGCCGCGATCGACGAGGGACTCACCTTCTTCGACAACTGTTGGGAGTACCACAACGGCCGCTCCGAGGAACTGATGGGCCGCGCGCTGGAGGGTGGCCGACGCGACCGCGTCTTTCTGATGACGAAGGTCTGCGGCCGCACGTACGAGGACGCGCGCGCGAACCTCGAAGACAGCCTGCGGCGGCTCCGCACCGACCGGATCGATCTGTGGATGTTTCACGGTATCCGGTGGGACGAGGATCCCGATTTGATCTTCGACGCGGAGCGCGGCGCGGTGCGGGCCGCGATCGAGGCCCGAACGGCCGGGCGCGTGCGGTACATCGGCTTCACCGGCCACAAGGATCCGAAGTTCCATCTCGCGATGCTCGAGCGCACCGCACGCGCCGGCGCCCCCTTCGAGTGGGACGCGGTGCTGATGCCGCTCAACCTGGTGGATCCCCAGCATCTCAGCTTCCAGACGGCGGTGCTGCCGGTGGTTGTCCGGCGCGGCATCGCGGCGCTCGGGATGAAAGCGCTCGGCGCGCAGAACGGCCGCTTCGTGCGCGAGCTGGGCGTGACCGCAGCGGAATGCCGGCGCTACTCGCTCTCGCTGCCGATCGCCTCGCTGGTGTGCGGGATTCAGACGATGGACCAGCTTCGGCAGGACCTGGCGATCGCCCGCGAGTTTCGGCCAATGACGGTCGAAGAGACCCGCGCGCTGCTGGCGCGCGTGGACGGTCGCAACGCGGACGCCCGGCTCGAAGCCTATAAAACCGGCGACTACGGCTGCAGCATCCACCGGCGCCGACAGGCGGCCGCCCGGGGCGGCGGGGCGGCATGAGCGGCCCGCGCACCATTCATCACGCGCTGGTGCTGAACCTGCACCAGCCAGCCGGCAACCTCGCCTCGATGCTCGCCACCGACCCCTGGGAGGTGCGCCAGATTCTCTGCGCCTACGACCGCATCCCGCGCTCGCTGTGGCGCTACGAGGACATCGCGAAGGTGCACCTGTCGCTGTCGGGCACACTGCTGGAAACACTCTCGGACCCGTCGTTCCAGTCTGAGGTCTACGGCATCGTCCGGCTCGGCGATCTGCTGTGGTATCTGCAGAACACCCGCATCATCGACATCCTGGGCACCGGTTACTACCACCCCGTGCTGCCGCTCATCCCGCCGCCTGACCGCGAGGAGCAGGTGCGACGATGGCAGGGCATCGGCCGACACCTCTTCTGGCGCGAGACCTTCTCGGGATTCTGGCCGCCCGAGCTCGGATTCTCGATGGAACTAATCCCGGTGCTGGCAGCCGCCGGCTACCGGTACTGCATCGTGGATTCCGAACACGTCGTTGCGAAGACCCCGATGAGCTGGCCGGCGCTCCGCTACCGCCCCCACATCGCCCGCCACGGGGGACGACAGATCATCGTGGTCGTCCGCGACCGCGATCTCTCCATTGCGCAGGAGTCCGGCATGGAGCCCTCCTGGTTCCTGCGCGAGGTGCGCGAACGGACCCGCCACTGCGATTTCGAGCCGCTCGTCATCACCGCGACTGACGGCGAAAACGGCGGCTGGTTCCGAAATCTTACGCCGGGCGAGACCTTCTGGGACCGCTGTCACGCACCGCTGATGGAAGGCATCCGGTCAGGCCAGATCGAAGATCTGCGCCCCGCCTTTATTCACGAGTACATCGAGCGGTTCGGCGTATACGGCGAGGTCATCGTCCGCGCCGGCGCGTGGAACACCGGCGAGCACAGCGGCATCGGCTTCGTACAGTGGACCGGCTCCGAAGCGCAGCAGGCCGCATGGCGACGGGTGCACGAGGTGTCCGCCCGCATCCGTCGCGCCGAGGAACGGCTCTCACCCACCGACGCCGCGCGCAGCCGGATCGAAGAGGCACGTTGGCGCCTACTGCGCGCCGAGACCAGCTGCAACTTTTTCTGGGGCGATGCCTGGCTCGGACGCTGTCACGCCGACCTGGACGCGGCACTCGAGCGCCTCGCAGGCCTGGAGTAGAGCGCCGCCCGCCTCAGCGCCCGCAGCCCGCCGCAGGCGGCAGAGGGTCTTGTCCGACCGCCAGCTCGCAGCTCGCCCGCAGACGGCATTCGACCCCGCAGTACCACGCGCGAAACTGGCGGGCCACCCGCTCGAAATGGTGTTTGAGAAAATCTTCCTTCGCGGCCGCCATCCCGACGTCCCGCCCCGCGCGCTCGCTCAAGTACCACTTGTTTTCCGCCAGCGCCTCGTCGAGCCGCCGACGCTGCGCGAGCAGGTACTCTCGAAAATTCTTGCAACCAAACGCGTCCATCGCCGCGATCACCAAATCAAATCTACACCCCTGCTGAACGCAAATCAAAGCCGGCCCTCTCGACCTCGCTGGCGGCATTACACGCCGTGCCGCCGGGGAGCCGCGAGCGCTCTCCACCCGCCGCCCTCGCGCGGATGCCGGCCCCACGGTCTCCGGCATCACGACCTAGCTTGGGCCGCCGCACACGATGACCTCTGGTCTCAAGGCACGCTCGCAACACCGCCGGCCGGCGCGCCAGCGACGCGTCATTTCCACGTGCCCACAATATGTCGGGCCATCCCCCGTCGTATGGCTGGTCGCGGTTTGCGCCACCCTTCCGGCTGGCAGTCCCGGAGACCGAATCCGGTGCGGGTCGGTGCGGGTGACTGTCCCTTTTGCGGAGGACCTGACGATGCGGGATATCAGTTCGGCCCGAAGGGCGATCTGCGTCGTGCTGGCATGGCTCGCCGTCCAAACGGCGGGCGCATTGCAGCCACCGAACTTCGTGCTGATCATCGCCGACGATCTCGGCTACGCAGACGTCGGCTTCCACGGTTGTCGCGACATCCCCACCCCCCATCTCGACCGGCTTGCGGCCTCCGGGGTGCGCTGTTCACAGGGTTATGTCTCCCACTCGTTCTGCTCCCCCACCCGCGCCGCGCTGATGACCGGCCGCTACCAGCAGCGGTTCGGTCACGAGATGAATCCGGCCTACCTGCCCGACGATCCAACCGTCGGCCTGCCGACCAACGAGGTCACCATCGCAGACGTTCTGCGGCCGCGCGGC
The window above is part of the Kiritimatiellia bacterium genome. Proteins encoded here:
- a CDS encoding S41 family peptidase, producing the protein MRRRRWPWWSGVCAAALLGAGAHAESALPPSLPPECAETLPHPLDRLLQVAAAIGRVAESNAVLERALREAARAVDPAAEVVREAERESFLLKRRGHEWGLGIRTEVSNGQHVVVAVVPGGPADGRLRPGDVLDRVAGRFVTGVAAAEWAGWIARATGGIEVVVMRPPQREPMTFAVKPGWVAPEAVRVELLPRGVGLVQVGELREGVAARVLGAWNLASTAGAPGVVLDLRRAGGFDLSEAARIAAAARPGRPQLFRLEAQWPTGACTVVGSAESPVSHPVPLALLVGPDTRDAAEALAAALADGGAPVIRIGAPTAGSLCRYDLVPLARDFFVWLPVRRLRLDGVEVDAPLKPDIEVGAAVRAGATPVLPSANLNPRRRSSSEEEEDIKLRRRVAGDRQLEYAVDLLLTLRALGVRHDLRR
- a CDS encoding glycoside hydrolase family 57; amino-acid sequence: MSGPRTIHHALVLNLHQPAGNLASMLATDPWEVRQILCAYDRIPRSLWRYEDIAKVHLSLSGTLLETLSDPSFQSEVYGIVRLGDLLWYLQNTRIIDILGTGYYHPVLPLIPPPDREEQVRRWQGIGRHLFWRETFSGFWPPELGFSMELIPVLAAAGYRYCIVDSEHVVAKTPMSWPALRYRPHIARHGGRQIIVVVRDRDLSIAQESGMEPSWFLREVRERTRHCDFEPLVITATDGENGGWFRNLTPGETFWDRCHAPLMEGIRSGQIEDLRPAFIHEYIERFGVYGEVIVRAGAWNTGEHSGIGFVQWTGSEAQQAAWRRVHEVSARIRRAEERLSPTDAARSRIEEARWRLLRAETSCNFFWGDAWLGRCHADLDAALERLAGLE
- a CDS encoding alpha-L-fucosidase, translated to MTMRLNRRDWLRSAGMLAVLARVRTGGAQTSAVSSVASGPSGLRLWHDGRFHTMPRRPWRKIHLDFHNSEHVPRIGADFDEDAWGEQLVAANVDSIVVFAKDMHGYCYWPSETGPVHPGLKFDLLGAQVRACRKRGIAVYAYYCTGWDHHLAKTRPAWRMIKRDGTDYMPKRGETPGWTALCFANAEFREWMDRHIREFVGRYELDGVWFDVAAPIAPECFCAECQRQIREGGGDPNNAVAQREHKHRLFLDWHRHARDLVRSIRPGCQVDFNDIGLACVAARAELLDNIDIEALPTGGWGYFYAPMQIRYQRNFGVPVYGMTGRFVTSWADFGGLKTVPQLDVELASIVANAARCDVGDQMSPNGRLDPAVYHVIGRSFGRIRKLEPWLEGAAPVTEAAMMIPAIPFDRLRDDYLYGVTKLLLESRRQFDVVEPVQEWERYGLVVLPDAFRPDAALVERLRRYVEGGGALVVCGEAGVLAGGQESWLAPLGLRFEGASEFKPSYMVPRVAFAGDLPVYEYALYEGAGRWRVEAPAESLADLGVPLFQRSAAKYTSHRQTPFERVTEFSVAAVSGRVGLIGFPIGAAYYRTGYWIYRALFEHVLGRVRPERLLQTDAPLATEFTVTRQAPADGRDERWMVHIVNWSPDRKAPPHPEFHDSPSPLRDVRVRVALPLERVRAHLVVADRPLEARRERGAWEVVVPRVDIHEIVAFEPA
- a CDS encoding nucleotidyltransferase family protein yields the protein MKPAIALPEAELKDFCRRYRVRQLSLFGSVLREDFNLQSDVDVLVEFEPDVTVGFLTLARMARELSALLGRAVDLVPRSGLKPAIREAVLKEEKVIYAA
- a CDS encoding DUF86 domain-containing protein, which produces MRPERLYLNDILEAADAIARFLHGVSEAQFMQDELRQSAVLQKLIVIGEAAARLPRAFTERHPEIPWPDIVAFRNIAVHEYFAVDWRIVWVTATQEVPLLQSQIAHLVERLSDEP
- a CDS encoding DUF4032 domain-containing protein, producing the protein MDAFGCKNFREYLLAQRRRLDEALAENKWYLSERAGRDVGMAAAKEDFLKHHFERVARQFRAWYCGVECRLRASCELAVGQDPLPPAAGCGR
- a CDS encoding aldo/keto reductase, yielding MNLWTRREILAAAATGFALARQLIAAQTGGTGGVPRRKFGRHNETIPILALGGWDIGRADDATAIAIMHAAIDEGLTFFDNCWEYHNGRSEELMGRALEGGRRDRVFLMTKVCGRTYEDARANLEDSLRRLRTDRIDLWMFHGIRWDEDPDLIFDAERGAVRAAIEARTAGRVRYIGFTGHKDPKFHLAMLERTARAGAPFEWDAVLMPLNLVDPQHLSFQTAVLPVVVRRGIAALGMKALGAQNGRFVRELGVTAAECRRYSLSLPIASLVCGIQTMDQLRQDLAIAREFRPMTVEETRALLARVDGRNADARLEAYKTGDYGCSIHRRRQAAARGGGAA